In the Pseudonocardia sediminis genome, CAGGCCCCGGGCCAGCGCGACGGCGGTGCTCTCCCGCAACGGCTGCTCGTCGAGCAGGGCGGACAGCGCGTCGAGCCCGGCCGTGGGGTCGCCGGCCTCGCGCCCCCGCGCGGCCAGCGACTCGACGACGTCGGCGCGGATCCCGGCCAGGCGGGCCGCGGCGGGCTCGGCGAAGGGCAGGTCCCGCACGTCGGCGAGCGCGGGGCCGCGCCAGAGCGCCAGCGCGTCGCGCAGCAGCTCGCAGGCCCGTCGCGGGTCGGGCTCGTCGGTCGCGGCGCGGCGCAGGGTCGCGAAGCGCAACGCGTCGACTCGGTCCGGGGCGACGTCGAGGCGGTAGCCGCCGGGTGCGGTCGTGACCAGGTCCGGGCCCAGCGCCCGGCGCAGACGCGACACGAGCGACTACAGGGCGTTGCCGGCGGTGTCCGGCGGCTGCTGTCCCCACAGGGCGTCCACCAGGGCCGACGTGCCGACGGGGTGTCCGGCGTCGAGGGCGAGCCGGGCGAGCAGGCCGCGCAGCCGCAGCCCGGCCGGGGCCAGCTCGGTGGGGTCGGCGTCGGTCCGGTGCGCCGTCACCGCACCGAGGACCCCGATCTGCACCGCGCCAGTCTTGCACCGTCGCGAGGTGCGGACCGACCGGATTCGCCCGCGCAGGACTGTCGGTGCCCCGTGGCACCGTGTGCACTGTGGAACCGGACCGCGAGTTCGTGTGGGAGGGACACCGCGTGCGGTGGACGCGTGGCGGGCACGGGCCGCCCGTCGTGTTCTGCCACGGGACGCCGTGGTCGTCGCGGCTGTGGGCGCCGATCGCGACGGCGCTGAGCAGTGGGTACGAGGTGTACCTGTGGGACATGCCCGGCTACGGGCGGTCCTCGATGGACGACGGCGCGGACGTCTCGCTCGGCACCCAGGGCCGGCTGCTGGCCGCGCTGCTGCAGCACTGGGAACTCCCGTCGCCGCACGTCGTCGCACACGACTACGGCGGGGCGGTGGCGCTGCGGGCACACCTGCTGCACGGCGCCCGCTACGCCTCGCTGGCCCTGGTCGACGTCGTCGCGCTGGCGCCGTGGGGCTCGGACTTCTTCCGGCTGGTGCGGGAGAACGCCGGTGTGTTCGCGGCGCTGCCGCCGCCGCTGCACGAGGCGCTGGTGGCGGCGTACGTCCGCGGCGCGAGTGCGCAGGGCCTGCCCGCCGCGGCGGAACGGATGCTCGTGGAGCCCTGGACCGGACCCGCCGGGCAGGCGGCGTTCTACCGCCAGATCGCCCAGGCCGACGAGCGGTTCACCGACGAGATCGAGCCCCGCTACGGCGAGCTGGACGTGCCGGTGCGGGTGATCTGGGGTGAGGACGACACGTGGATCCCGGCCGACCGGGCGCACCGGCTGGCCGCCGCGATCCCCGGGGCCGGGCTGGACCTGGTGCCCGGGGCGGGGCACCTGATCCAGCTCGACGCCCCGGAGGCGCTCACCGCGTCGTTGTTGCGGTGGCTCGCGGAGCGGGAGGTGGCCTGACGGATCAGACCGCCTTCGCGGCGACCTCGGCCAGCTCGTCGAGGGCGGTCAGCGTGTCGTC is a window encoding:
- a CDS encoding alpha/beta fold hydrolase, with amino-acid sequence MEPDREFVWEGHRVRWTRGGHGPPVVFCHGTPWSSRLWAPIATALSSGYEVYLWDMPGYGRSSMDDGADVSLGTQGRLLAALLQHWELPSPHVVAHDYGGAVALRAHLLHGARYASLALVDVVALAPWGSDFFRLVRENAGVFAALPPPLHEALVAAYVRGASAQGLPAAAERMLVEPWTGPAGQAAFYRQIAQADERFTDEIEPRYGELDVPVRVIWGEDDTWIPADRAHRLAAAIPGAGLDLVPGAGHLIQLDAPEALTASLLRWLAEREVA